The region CaataagataataataatatgatgaTAACGGCACCGTTGTTTTCTCCTACATATTAGACTACTTAATAGATGTTTCAAAACTACTATAGTGCAATTTAGACAACGTTAATCAGCCCCTGTTTAAAGTCAGTAGCCCCAGTTCGTCTTCCGGTGGTCAACATGTCAATAGAATGTTACAGACCATGGCAACGATGCGACTTGAGTTACGCAGGTGCAATGCGGCTGCATTAGATCAACAATCGCCCAAATATTGTTACCAGATGATTTGTATTGCTGTGATATCACTGATACGATTATCCAATAATGACGTGTCATTGAAAAGTTTTTTGCATTTATAAGGACAGAATAAAGTCCCATCAGTGTGATATAGAACATAAAATATGGCCTAGGTAGAATACTAGTTAAGTCTGGATAAGAAAATCTGAGCACTTTCTCACATAAACCTACCCAACAAAAACTGCAGTATCAATGCAAATGCTTTAAGCATGCAATattcatatttcaaatattaGAATAACAATTTTCTAACAAACTATATGATTCACAAACAACATCAGAGTGATTGCATAGGCAGTATATAGTGTATCAGTTTGGATGGGTAGTGTGTACTCAACAGATATCAACTGTTGCTACCCagtttgaaaatacattgttttactatttttctacaaaattataaatcaattatttttttggAGATGTAGATCTACAAGTTTAAGCGCAATATTCCAAAGGAAACATTATAAAAACTTAAAATACAGAATTGCAAAGACATTTTGAGGATCTGTCAGATTTGCTCCATAATGCTACAGAAGATGTCAACTTTTTCCAGCTCTACCCATTCATTTGTAAATAGTCCTAGATTTATTCACAGTAAAGTTTCACTCAACAACGTTAATGTGACTGGAAAAGGAATTGTAATGTTGCCCATGCCCATGAATTGAACATCTTGCCCTTTATTAACAAGCACAAAAAATCTGATTGGTGCTTggtatcatcatcattatcatgagtgttgctaaaaaaaaacataaaagcaCTCCCATTAGTTGAAAACAATATATCATTGGTACAGTATGTCCATTTATCCATATTTGATGCTAACAAAtgggaaatatgattgatcaAATGGAACGTAATGAATGTGTTGACATACGTTGATGTACTGTTAATGCTTATTTTACCAGATGCATTTCTCAGAGATGGAATGTGTTGATTGGCCCCTGAGGTTTCTGAAAGAACTGCGGTTTGAATCATGTCACGACGAATGCAGTTGGATGTAATAACGCAGaattttgttgaaataaaaccCAATAAATTACAACCtataatgtgtttattatgtgtaACATTATAGTTCACAACCGTGAGCAAAGAATAACTACTGTAGAAAATACACGTGATGGAGACTGGTCGCTTCACAAAACATGTGGGATAGTCGGCTTTGCAAGGCTACACAATTGGAGTCTGTGTGTGACATTTTGTACCAGttcaattaataaatgtcaggGTCTCACAGCTATCTCACAGTCCATTGTTCCCGCTATTTAAGCAGCGGAACTTTCCTAGAGTAAAACTAATTTGACCAGTGACATTGAAGGATGTACAGAGACCGCAATTCAACCTCTGAAAATACTTGCCTTGACGAGCAATGAATACTGAGTACGAAGCTATAACActgaacaattcactgtccacaCAAAGCTTTGGAATGGATATTTGACCGTAACCACATCACAGACCTTTAGGCTTCAGTATGGTTGACATAATGAACTACTTTCAAATAAACCTTTCTTCTAAAGGACATCATTCCAAGCACACTGAAAGATCTTATGGAACGTTGGATCACATCCTCTATAATAGGCCAAGATTGTACGTAAATCTCAGAATAAAGCAAATAGAATATAAGATATATAAATTTGTTTTATATCGTAtaacaatgtatatattttttttaggtaAAGGTACCTTAAAATTTGAGAAATTAAATCATACTTCACTGGTGTGATAAATGTATGATCATTTTCAACCGAAAGTTCTCTTGAATGTCCACATGGGGGAAGCAGAGCTCTTGAAGTTCTTTAAGGTTTTCATAACAAccatttctctctcatttcGAGAAATATATCTTGTATTAATAGGGATCTAGAGCTTTTATCTTCCACAATGCCTCCACTTTTCTTCCAAACTCTCCATAGCCATTCAGCTCTCGCCTAATGGCCCTGCCCAGCGGGAAACACTGGTTAGAATGACATCATTGCTTGCTCTGCTGAGATAACCCTGTTGCGCAACAGCACATTGGCCAGATACCCTCTCCCCTGCAGCTCTGGAGCCAGGCTGATGCCCCTACCTGCTGAGGTGTCCGTCACACCTCATCCCCCTGTCCATGGAACAAGCCCAAGGCCCTGGTACACTGACATAAACAATCCCTCTCTTTCCTGCAGGAAAAGACCCAGACCATATTGTTCTCATCGCTCTCCTGCAGAGCCAGTCAACACAAAGAGCGAGTCTCCAATGCCACTCGTTCTGTAGGAAACAGGTTGGTATCTGATACAACTCTAATGGCAAGTCATAAACAAGCCATCCATATTAaggatgttaaaaaaaatataatctctgTTATTTTAAAACTAAAGTTTTGTGCAGTTAgtccaatataaaaaaattataattgtattaGTAGATTAAATTGTTACCTGAACTTACTATCAAGACCATCTCCCCGTTCTGAAAATCCAAAGATGCCACTGCCTGCGAATTGAGGATTCGTCCAAGGCACCAGAACTAATGCTCAAGCAAACTCACGCAAACCGGTGTTTCACGACAGATTTAAGGTATTGTTTATGTTGACGTAGTCTGTCCACAGGAGATTAAGATGAACATGTATCTCCAAACAACAAGAAATATACCATGCATCTTTAACTCAATTGTCAAATCAGTTTTATTGCATCCAACATGGTGCAACAATCTAAAGTGCTCTTTTGCGGCACTAAGCCGGCCTCCACGGTTTGTGCCATTGGCTGTAGAGTGACTGGCATGGCATGGGTGATGGCATGGGTGATGGCATGGGTGATGGCATGGATGATGGCATGGGTGATGGCATGGGTGATGGCATGGGTGATGGCATGGATGATGGCATGAATGATGGCATGGATGATGGCATGGATGATGGCATGGGTGATGGCATGGATGATGGCATGGGTGATGGGATGGATGATGGCATGGGTGATGGCATGGATGATGGCATGGGTGATGGCaggtgtgatggcatgggtgatGGCATGGGTGATGGCATGGATGATGGCATGGGTGATGGCATGGGTGATGGCATGGGTGATGGCATGGGTGATGGCATGAATGATGGCATGGATGATGGCATGGATGATGGCATGGGTGATGGCATGGATGATGGCATGGGTGATGGGATGGATGATGGCATGGGTGATGGCATGGATGATGGCATGGGTGATGGCaggtgtgatggcatgggtgatGGCATGGGTGATGGCATGGGTGATGGCATGGGTGATGGCATGGATGATGGCATGGGTGATGGCATGGGTGATGCAAATTGGTGTGCATCACCTGGGAAGTGGGAGGCACAGTCAGCAGGGATTTACCAGTATCACCGTGCTCTAGCGACACCCTCATGTGCCATCAGGCGTGATTAACTACTGGTTGCAAGAGGGCTAGGTGAAAAAACAATGGCTTGGCACGGTTGCTGCTATCTTCAGTTCTCCTGTATCTTTTGGGAGTTGTTGCAATGAGACAGGGCTATAGAGGCAACTGGATGTTTTAGTAAATTGTGAAAAAGAACTGTGTTAGTAAATTGTGAAAATTCTGTGTTAGTAGCTATTTGGTGCAGCAAcatggacacaaacaaaaataagatTTCAAATTTCAAAAACAATTGCCTAGGGCACGTCCTGTGATTTTACTGGAGCAGAATCATCCATCAAACACTGAACCCAAAAGTGCTTGTAAATGACCTATTCTGCCCAAAGGGCAAAGACTTTCCCCAAAGAGTCACTCAAACTTTCACATTTGCTGGACTGAAGAGCTGTGTCTCCTTCAACGCTTGATTGTTGAAGTGTTCATCATGAAaaacatctgtttttctttagtgaTAATTCCACAGGCTGCAATGGACTCACACGTTGATTAATATACAGTTTTATTCAACATACTGGCAACATTGACCTCTAGAAACCTTTATCTGCCTTCATGTAGACAATGTGTTATTGATAATTAGCTCGTAAGACGAATTCATTATTACCAGTTCTGTCTTCCGAAGGGCCCAAGGACATGCGTTTTACAATGGCAAACCCCAGAGCAGTCTGTTGTGCTTACGAAGGCTTTTGATTTGAGAATGTTCTGTTTCGTCCTTGGATGGCTTACCTTGTCTCCTAATCCTTTCACGCCGGCTGAAGTTGATTTTGTGTTCAGCTTCGCCTGTGCACATCGCCGTCAGATTGGCAcagtgtgaatgtatgtgtgtgtgtgagtgtgtgtcagtgagtgtgtgtgtcggtgtgtgtgtgtgtgtgtgtgtgtgcgcatgttgATCCGGAGAAAACTTAAGTGCTGCagatttgaaccaaaatatgctTATTTACAAAGTACACTTACATCTGTTGATAATCACGTAAAACTCCGACGTCCTTCGTCACAATGCTAGTGTCTTGGCTAGGTTCACACTATGTCAGTAGGTAGTTACAGTGCTAGAGTCTTGGCTAGGTCACACTGTGTCAGTAGGTAGTTACAGTGCTAGAGTCTTGGCTAGGTCACACTGTGTCAGTAGGTAGTAACAGTGCTAGAGTCTTGGCTAGGTTCACACTATGTCAGTAGGTAGTTACAGTGCTAGAGTCTTGGCTAGGTTCACACTGTGTCAGTAGGTGGTAACAGTGCTAGAGTCTTGGCTAGGTTCACACTGTGTCAGTAGGTAGTAACAGTGCTAGAGTCTTGGCTAGGTTCACACTGTGTCAGTAGGTAGTTACAGTGCTAGAGTCTTGGCTAGGTTCACACTGTGTCAGTAGGTGGTAACAGTGCTAGAGTCTTGGCTAGGTTCACACTGTGTCAGTAGGTAGTTACAGTGCTAGAGTCTTGGCTAGGTTCACACTGTGTCAGTAGGTGGTAACAGTGCTAGAGTCTTGGCTAGGTTCACACTGTGTCAGTAGGTAGTTACAGTGCTAGAGGTCTTGGCTAGGTTCACACTGTGTCAGTAGGTGGTAACAGTGCTAGAGTCTTGGCTAGGTTCACACTGTGTCAGTAGGTAGTTACAGTGCTAGAGTCTTGGCTAGGTTCACACTGTGTCAGTAGGTGGTAACAGTGCTAGAGTCTTGGCTAGGTTCACACTGTGTCAGTAGGTAGTTACAGTGCTAGAGTCTTGGCTAGGTTCACACTGTGTCAGTAGGTGGTAACAGTGCTAGAGTCTTGGCTAGGTTCACACTGTGTCAGTAGGTGGTAACAGTGCTAGAGTCTTGGCTAGGTTCACACTGTGTCAGTAGGTAGTTACAGTGCTAGAGTCTTGGCTAGGTTCACACTGTGTCAGTAGGTGGTAACAGTGCTAGAGTCTTGGCTAGGTTCACACTGTGTCAGTAGGTAGTTACAGTGCTAGAGTCTTGGCTAGGTTCACACTGTGTCAGTAGGTGGTAACAGTGCTAGAGTCTTGGCTAGGTTCACACTGCGTCAGTAGGTAGTTACAGTGCTAGAGTCTTGGCTAGGTTCACACTGTGTCAGTAGGTGGTAACAGTGCTAGAGTCTTGGCTAGGTTCACACTGCGTCAGTAGGTAGTTACAGTGCTAGAGTCTTGGCTAGGTTCACACTGTGACAGTAGGTGGTAATCAGGTTGTAGGCCTACATTTGGTAGGTGAAATTTGAGATGTACCGGAGACCTTTTGAGTCATTTGTAGTCCTTCCTAAATTAAATGTGCATCCTctaataaagtatttaaaagatttgtgtgtgtctgtgtataaatatagaCTTGGAGGCCCTTCAGACAGTGCTGGCTCAGCTATAGATCTCTGCCTGGGTATCCCTGTGTAATGAGTTGAGAGATGTTTAATCCCTTCTCTCCGTAATTAATGAGCAATCATTGAAAGGCAAACATAAAATTTAGCACATGGCTCAAACTATTCAGAGGATGGATTGATAGAGGATGAGGAACATCGTGACTTGTGAACTGAAGTGGAGAAATATGATTTCCATTAGAATTTCAGAAACTTTCCATGatatatctgcagtaatagCATAATGAAGGTGtttcaaaaatattgtttaatttaGAAATGATTTGGGGTCTTACAAATGCACATTCTAAAATGCAGACATTCTATTGGACAACAGAAACCAGACCAGAAAAGAAGCACCTTCCCTCTTTTCAATCAGCGTCACTAAGAGATGTGGTCATATCCTCCTCAAGCACATCAACAAACAATGGCAGAGTGGAAGCCTTCTCTCATTTCCCTGGTTGATGAGTCTACCCAGTGCACTCAATTTCTGTTCATGCAACTTTACCGCCTgcacatttaataataatacacaaGAATTACAACTGACTGAAGCGTTGATTGGTTACACCCATCTCTCCCACCCAACCACAGACTAGCTTACAAccgaaaaaacacacacatccagaatgtgtaaatgtgtaagtgtgtaaatgtgtaaatgtgtaaatgtgtaaatgtgtaagtGCGTAAATgggtaaatgtgtaaatgtgtaaatgtgtaagtgtgtaaatgtgtaaatgtgtaaatgtgtaagtgtgtaaatgtgtaaatgtgtaaatgtgtaagtGCGTAAGTGCCTAGACTTTTAtttcccccccaccccaacaccacTTCTCATTACTATTTAATCAGAGCCTCTCTTCTGCCAGGTATATTGAACTGTAATTACAGTCTGAGTTTCTTATTAGCAGATAAGACTTTGATAATGGGTCCTTGGAGGAAAACCAAACCAAATTAATTCTGCCCAGGCAAGGTGTCTGGCTGCCTCTCACCATGATCCACTGGAGCAAACAGCTGTGGAGATCATGCGCCCAGCACTGATAAGAGAAGAGTGGTAGCCCATAATAGGGAGCTAAACATTTGACACTAGTTGACCTACACAACAAAATCTTAATATAACGCACTGTGTACTAATGTACTATCATCAGTCAATGATTTGCACAGGTGACACAGACAGATAAATAAGGAAACAATGAGTAAAAAATAAAGGATGGCAAACAGATATTATTACAACCAAAATAAACCTTGCATGTGTGCATTTTCTTATTCCAGGTACAGGATCTTGGTCTAGAGTTGAAATGTGTCCTGTGCTGTATCAAACTGTGACTCAACAAGTGtcttcatccctcctctcaGTGGGTAGAGAAGTTCCTTCCGGCTTGTCTTGTAGTAATGGTTCTCTCCTGCTTGTGTCCTGTAGTTTACAAAGGAACCTGCTCACAGCCATCTCTGACTGCACCCACTAAAGCCTCCCTGAGCCTGG is a window of Esox lucius isolate fEsoLuc1 chromosome 19, fEsoLuc1.pri, whole genome shotgun sequence DNA encoding:
- the LOC117593339 gene encoding hyphally regulated cell wall protein 3-like codes for the protein MGDGMGDGMGDGMDDGMGDGMGDGMGDGMDDGMNDGMDDGMDDGMGDGMDDGMGDGMDDGMGDGMDDGMGDGRCDGMGDGMGDGMDDGMGDGMGDGMGDGMGDGMNDGMDDGMDDGMGDGMDDGMGDGMDDGMGDGMDDGMGDGRCDGMGDGMGDGMGDGMGDGMDDGMGDGMGDANWCASPGKWEAQSAGIYQYHRALATPSCAIRRD